A genomic region of Mesobacillus jeotgali contains the following coding sequences:
- a CDS encoding response regulator transcription factor, with product MTRVLVINENELFGQGIKQLLEKESDFKVTFLQLLSKECNNTNFISNFDVYLLESTALSMEIVNRIFKINVKARIVMFYDKSISHLKQLASLGISGFIKKSTSITELILTLQLVKHGHASFPLPLLEQLIATQKHFSSDGYTLDNVLTKKELEILHYIAAGKNNREISEELFMSVRSIEYHLTKIFKKLSVNSRVEALSKAISLNIISIN from the coding sequence TTGACGAGGGTATTAGTAATTAATGAAAACGAACTGTTCGGGCAAGGAATAAAACAGCTTTTGGAAAAAGAATCAGATTTCAAAGTTACTTTTTTACAATTATTATCCAAAGAGTGTAATAACACGAACTTCATTTCCAATTTTGATGTTTATCTATTAGAAAGTACTGCCTTAAGCATGGAAATAGTAAATAGAATTTTCAAAATAAATGTTAAAGCTAGAATCGTTATGTTCTATGATAAATCGATTTCTCACCTTAAGCAGCTTGCCAGCTTAGGTATAAGTGGATTCATAAAAAAATCAACCTCCATTACTGAACTTATATTAACTTTACAACTTGTGAAACACGGACACGCTTCATTTCCTTTACCACTACTGGAACAACTTATTGCCACCCAAAAGCATTTTAGCTCGGATGGTTATACTCTGGATAACGTCTTAACAAAAAAAGAATTGGAAATCCTGCATTATATAGCAGCTGGTAAAAACAATCGGGAAATCTCTGAAGAATTATTCATGAGTGTCCGCTCCATTGAATACCACTTAACAAAAATATTTAAAAAACTGAGCGTAAATTCACGTGTAGAAGCTCTATCGAAAGCCATAAGCCTCAATATAATTAGTATTAATTAA
- a CDS encoding cell wall-binding repeat-containing protein — translation MKAFLKVLSTATVVAMVSTSLSIPFVSAEESLLKDRMDERKSFVIQQLEQQSSQSYQLQSQSVSSQTVTTEIEYKQQIDYNQIHEYFFTTRGGEFTVEALHGNADDPFGPDYFIYEMNSEEIIEPIGDDTFELAEGAYYLVVMGYSEEKESYQYRVKGAFSNTPDSVLPKLTVNNPASADTRLPKDSAPNYPVSGSSDAVKLNVTLNYEQEVALKAPGLFKWDHLVLGQGYNFITFEAMKLGGNKVISFYSITLPGVSRIQGNDRYHVSSNVSRTLRYWGYGSGTVVITRGDLYPDAVSGGPLAFTEDAPILLTNPKSLPYSVVTELENIQPERAIILGGPASVSPDVEEQLEELGIEVDRIGGNDRYAVSASIAERVADQWGEGTAIIASGEAFPDALSASTIAGPSGMPILLVKKDGVPAPIETFIKNNPNIENFIIIGGPAAVNESVATKLKRIRPGAEVERIGGSDRYEVSVNVAKYGINNLGMDASTLTFARGDLFPDALSGAPLANMYYAPVILTPANKMHSKVSAFLTAKSSEIDNIYILGGTGAVSPDIEKQLNKFIK, via the coding sequence TTGAAGGCGTTTTTGAAAGTGTTATCTACAGCCACAGTCGTTGCAATGGTGTCCACTTCTTTATCCATTCCGTTCGTTAGTGCCGAGGAAAGTCTCCTGAAAGACCGAATGGACGAGAGAAAAAGCTTTGTGATTCAGCAGCTGGAGCAGCAAAGTTCACAATCTTATCAATTACAAAGCCAGTCCGTATCCTCGCAAACTGTTACGACTGAGATTGAGTATAAACAGCAGATTGACTATAACCAGATTCACGAGTACTTTTTCACGACAAGAGGCGGAGAATTCACTGTAGAAGCACTTCATGGAAATGCTGATGACCCTTTTGGTCCCGATTACTTTATCTACGAAATGAACTCAGAGGAAATAATTGAACCTATAGGTGATGATACATTCGAATTAGCTGAGGGAGCTTATTATCTTGTGGTGATGGGCTACTCTGAAGAAAAGGAAAGTTATCAATACCGTGTAAAGGGTGCCTTCTCAAATACACCGGACTCTGTATTGCCAAAATTGACGGTGAACAATCCAGCATCAGCAGACACCAGGCTTCCTAAGGATTCAGCGCCTAATTATCCGGTCTCTGGAAGTTCAGATGCTGTTAAACTTAATGTTACACTCAATTATGAGCAGGAAGTCGCCTTAAAAGCACCTGGTTTATTTAAGTGGGATCATTTAGTCCTGGGCCAGGGATACAACTTCATAACCTTCGAAGCGATGAAATTAGGTGGAAATAAGGTTATTTCATTTTATTCTATTACTCTGCCGGGAGTATCAAGAATCCAGGGAAATGACCGATACCATGTGTCAAGCAATGTAAGCCGGACGCTAAGGTATTGGGGCTATGGCAGCGGAACAGTGGTTATAACGAGGGGCGACTTATATCCTGATGCGGTTTCAGGCGGTCCACTAGCATTTACAGAGGACGCCCCAATCCTGCTGACGAATCCTAAATCTCTTCCATACTCAGTGGTGACAGAACTTGAAAATATCCAGCCTGAACGGGCGATCATTCTTGGGGGACCAGCTTCAGTTTCTCCTGATGTAGAAGAGCAGTTGGAAGAATTAGGAATAGAGGTGGATCGAATAGGAGGAAATGATCGTTATGCTGTTTCTGCCAGCATTGCAGAAAGAGTGGCAGATCAATGGGGTGAAGGTACAGCCATCATTGCCAGCGGTGAAGCATTCCCGGATGCCCTCTCAGCCTCTACGATTGCAGGTCCATCAGGTATGCCGATCCTGCTGGTAAAGAAGGACGGCGTGCCGGCACCTATTGAAACGTTCATTAAAAACAATCCAAATATAGAGAACTTTATTATCATAGGTGGTCCTGCTGCAGTAAATGAATCAGTAGCCACAAAATTAAAACGTATACGCCCAGGTGCAGAGGTCGAACGCATTGGAGGCAGTGATCGCTATGAGGTGTCTGTCAATGTAGCCAAATACGGGATAAATAATCTTGGTATGGACGCTAGTACCCTGACATTCGCTCGTGGAGACCTATTCCCAGACGCACTTTCGGGAGCACCTCTGGCAAACATGTATTATGCGCCAGTCATCCTTACACCTGCGAATAAAATGCATAGTAAAGTGAGTGCATTCCTAACAGCCAAAAGCAGTGAAATCGATAATATATACATCCTTGGCGGTACCGGTGCGGTTTCACCGGATATAGAGAAGCAATTGAATAAATTCATTAAATAA
- a CDS encoding cell wall-binding repeat-containing protein, which yields MNRLVTIMLAILLVVVPFQGIQAEGAEYYENPPLKVIDQYLTEAALKHDVPPEIVKAVAMKESDWQQFENGKPKIGNDGAGIGIMQITNDSRFDLNRLRTEIEFNIDAGVQILNEKFSALNYNEKLPTINNNDRHILESWYFAVLAYNGKVQKNSPIVKATGETNATAYQEIVYRYIEEKNPGMGVYPLPFDFKADDFTYSGAPDYRLFFEEDHYEVSDHLLTESKYFFKPKDVVFSAKAANIRTAPTQDSKAVKTLPKGVSEPLTILEDFKYDQSKEPEKFNDYRQYVWYKVQAKDGTVGYTSSHELKHIASRLSGSGRYETAAAISQEGWEEGANTVVLAKGFDFPDALAGTPLAYQLDAPMLLTATDNLPTATRNEIKRLKAKKAILLGSTAAIGPEVQKQLEDMDLEVLRYGGSHRFATAIKIAKELPVKGDTAILAYGFNFPDALSIAAYAARNNFPIFLTDKSTLNTATLNELKKYKRTIVVGSEDVINSKILSDIPNKTRYGGNDRFATNADIVSKLPLGTEKAYIANGMGFADALTGAVLAAKNNAPLLLSNSDKIPWAVRNTIIQQDYNHYTLLGGNDVMNIQYELAELIK from the coding sequence ATGAATAGATTAGTAACAATCATGCTGGCCATTTTGCTAGTTGTAGTGCCGTTTCAAGGTATTCAAGCAGAAGGCGCAGAGTATTATGAGAACCCGCCATTAAAGGTCATTGACCAGTATTTGACGGAGGCAGCACTGAAACATGATGTGCCACCGGAGATTGTCAAAGCCGTTGCCATGAAGGAAAGTGATTGGCAACAATTTGAAAACGGGAAGCCTAAAATAGGGAATGACGGTGCAGGGATAGGTATCATGCAAATAACGAATGATTCCCGCTTTGACCTTAATAGACTTAGAACAGAAATAGAATTTAATATAGACGCTGGGGTTCAAATCCTTAATGAAAAATTCAGTGCTTTGAACTACAACGAAAAGCTTCCAACTATCAATAATAATGACAGGCATATTCTCGAAAGCTGGTATTTTGCGGTATTGGCTTATAATGGAAAGGTCCAAAAAAATAGTCCTATTGTTAAAGCCACTGGTGAAACCAATGCTACCGCTTATCAAGAAATAGTCTATAGGTACATTGAGGAGAAAAACCCTGGAATGGGAGTCTACCCTTTGCCTTTTGATTTTAAAGCAGACGACTTTACTTATTCAGGCGCGCCTGATTACCGATTGTTTTTCGAAGAAGACCACTATGAAGTTTCTGATCATCTTCTAACCGAGAGTAAATACTTCTTCAAGCCTAAAGATGTTGTGTTTTCGGCTAAAGCTGCCAATATTCGTACTGCGCCAACACAGGATTCAAAAGCAGTGAAGACTCTTCCTAAAGGTGTAAGCGAACCGTTAACGATACTAGAAGATTTTAAATACGATCAATCTAAAGAGCCTGAAAAGTTCAATGATTATCGCCAATACGTATGGTATAAGGTACAAGCAAAAGACGGTACGGTCGGATATACGTCCTCACATGAACTCAAGCACATTGCCAGCAGGCTATCAGGTTCAGGCCGTTATGAGACAGCTGCTGCCATTTCACAGGAGGGCTGGGAAGAAGGAGCGAATACAGTTGTCTTGGCGAAGGGATTTGATTTCCCAGATGCATTGGCGGGAACTCCGCTGGCATACCAGCTGGATGCTCCGATGCTATTAACAGCAACCGACAACCTTCCTACCGCGACTAGGAATGAAATAAAAAGACTGAAGGCTAAGAAAGCCATTCTGCTTGGAAGCACGGCTGCTATTGGTCCTGAAGTACAAAAACAGTTGGAAGATATGGATCTGGAAGTATTGCGTTATGGCGGAAGCCACCGCTTCGCTACGGCGATTAAAATCGCGAAAGAACTACCAGTGAAGGGTGATACGGCAATACTTGCTTATGGATTCAATTTCCCGGATGCTCTATCAATTGCTGCTTATGCAGCGAGAAATAACTTCCCTATCTTCCTGACTGATAAATCGACGCTTAATACTGCTACCTTGAACGAATTAAAGAAATATAAGCGCACCATAGTAGTAGGAAGCGAGGATGTAATAAACAGCAAGATTCTCAGTGACATCCCTAATAAAACGCGTTATGGCGGCAATGATCGCTTCGCAACGAATGCTGACATTGTAAGTAAGCTTCCACTTGGAACAGAGAAGGCTTACATTGCCAATGGAATGGGCTTCGCGGATGCGTTGACAGGAGCGGTTTTGGCAGCAAAAAATAATGCCCCGCTGCTGCTATCAAACTCAGACAAAATTCCATGGGCTGTTCGTAACACGATTATCCAACAGGATTACAACCATTACACGCTGCTGGGTGGAAACGACGTCATGAATATCCAGTATGAACTAGCTGAACTTATCAAGTAG
- a CDS encoding lecithin retinol acyltransferase family protein has translation MSFFKKLVEQGTFDFIADWADESSKQLDDLDEKVTRKLDRLGEELEEIGDKADAVLGTGDYENSSFDDRMRALEGKKRKRRAQAQQGDVLGINRMGGFYEHYGIYSGRNKVIHFTSLDSDISGENKIMETDMDHFLRDEKRFFILNFDNVSRHRRPEKIPVTSSLGGIPDEEIMTIYFPEETVKRAKSQLGRKEYSVISNNCEHFAIWCKTGVHKSYQVEDVLGAVTPIQKAAPRLKSSI, from the coding sequence TTGAGCTTTTTCAAGAAATTAGTTGAACAAGGCACTTTTGATTTCATTGCTGACTGGGCAGATGAGAGTAGCAAACAACTAGATGATCTAGATGAAAAAGTAACAAGAAAATTAGATAGACTAGGTGAAGAACTAGAGGAAATTGGTGATAAGGCGGATGCGGTCCTGGGCACCGGTGACTATGAAAATAGTAGTTTTGATGACAGAATGAGAGCTTTGGAAGGAAAGAAACGCAAGAGGAGAGCCCAGGCTCAACAGGGTGATGTGTTAGGGATTAATAGGATGGGCGGGTTTTATGAACATTACGGGATATATAGTGGCAGAAACAAAGTCATCCATTTCACCTCACTGGACTCTGATATATCTGGCGAAAATAAAATCATGGAAACAGATATGGATCATTTCCTGAGAGATGAAAAGAGATTTTTCATACTCAACTTTGATAATGTGTCCCGGCATAGGCGACCAGAAAAAATCCCTGTTACCTCATCCCTTGGTGGTATTCCTGATGAAGAAATAATGACGATTTACTTTCCAGAAGAAACAGTAAAAAGAGCGAAATCCCAATTAGGTAGAAAAGAATATTCCGTTATATCTAATAACTGTGAACACTTTGCAATTTGGTGTAAAACCGGGGTGCATAAAAGCTATCAAGTAGAGGATGTATTAGGTGCAGTTACACCCATTCAAAAGGCAGCGCCCAGACTGAAATCATCAATATAA
- a CDS encoding toxic anion resistance protein — MTEKNPDLLKNTGNIMDDILTNPFGDSPELQLQLSPQQQDSKPVKLIDVIPEENRQRAYQLAEQIDPKNHQAMIQYGTQAQGKLLTFSHAMLDHVQKKDIGEVGEIINDLMKHLNDMNPEELSTEKQSFFARMFGKISGSVQEILSKYQKTGAQIDRISVKLDRSKNVLLSDIGMLEKLYETNKEYFNALNIYIAAGELKLEELHEKTIPELKKAAEISQDQMKFQEVNDMIQFADRLDKRLYDLKLSREITIQSAPQIRLIQNTNQALVEKIQSSIVTAIPLWKNQVAIALTLIRQRHAVEAQKQVSKTTNELLLKNAEMLKTNTIETAKENERGIVDIETLKKTQENLITTLEETLRIQEEGRTKRRQAEQDLASMENELRLKLLEIKDK; from the coding sequence ATGACTGAAAAAAATCCTGATCTTTTAAAAAATACCGGAAATATCATGGATGATATCTTAACGAACCCGTTTGGAGATTCACCTGAACTGCAGCTGCAGCTCAGTCCGCAGCAACAAGACAGTAAACCTGTCAAGCTGATTGATGTCATACCTGAGGAAAATCGCCAGAGAGCTTATCAATTGGCTGAACAGATTGACCCGAAAAATCACCAGGCGATGATTCAATATGGTACCCAGGCGCAGGGGAAACTGCTGACTTTTTCGCATGCGATGCTTGACCATGTCCAGAAGAAGGATATTGGCGAAGTAGGAGAGATTATCAATGATTTGATGAAGCATCTCAATGATATGAATCCGGAGGAGCTAAGCACTGAAAAGCAATCTTTCTTTGCCCGGATGTTTGGCAAGATTTCGGGTTCTGTGCAGGAGATCCTCTCCAAGTATCAAAAGACCGGGGCACAGATTGACCGGATCAGCGTGAAACTCGACCGAAGCAAAAACGTCCTGCTGTCAGACATTGGCATGCTCGAGAAATTGTACGAAACGAACAAGGAATATTTCAATGCGTTGAATATTTATATAGCCGCTGGAGAACTGAAGCTTGAGGAACTGCATGAAAAAACAATTCCCGAGCTGAAGAAGGCTGCGGAAATTTCACAGGATCAAATGAAGTTCCAGGAAGTCAATGACATGATCCAGTTTGCCGACCGGCTGGATAAGCGTCTCTATGACCTGAAATTAAGCAGGGAAATCACGATCCAGAGTGCGCCGCAAATCCGCCTGATCCAGAATACGAACCAGGCGCTGGTGGAAAAAATCCAGTCATCGATCGTGACAGCGATCCCCCTCTGGAAAAACCAAGTTGCGATTGCCCTGACACTGATCAGGCAGCGACATGCAGTTGAAGCACAGAAGCAGGTTTCCAAGACAACAAACGAACTATTGCTGAAAAATGCTGAAATGCTTAAGACAAATACCATCGAAACAGCGAAAGAAAACGAGCGCGGCATTGTCGATATTGAGACATTGAAGAAGACACAGGAAAACCTGATTACTACATTGGAAGAGACATTGAGAATCCAAGAGGAAGGCCGGACGAAGAGACGTCAGGCAGAACAGGACCTGGCTTCTATGGAGAATGAGTTGAGATTGAAGCTGTTGGAGATTAAGGATAAGTAA